In Paenibacillus phoenicis, one genomic interval encodes:
- the pgmB gene encoding beta-phosphoglucomutase, which translates to MNPIQACLFDLDGVLVDTAKYHYLAWKRLAAELGFEFTEQDNEKLKGVSRMASLDILLSVGGLQLEDNVKQELAERKNNWYVEYISQMDASEILPGALEFLQQCRENGLKTALGSASKNAPIILRNTGLTPYFDAIIDGTRTSSAKPDPEVFLLGAAELGVAPEACVVFEDAEAGIEAARRAGMRCIGIGSPDTLGKADRVVSSLGDVSVAMLQQLAAK; encoded by the coding sequence ATGAATCCCATTCAAGCTTGTTTATTTGATCTCGACGGCGTGCTCGTGGATACCGCGAAATACCACTATCTCGCCTGGAAACGGCTGGCCGCCGAGCTCGGCTTCGAATTTACCGAACAGGACAATGAGAAGCTGAAAGGCGTCAGCCGCATGGCCTCGCTCGACATCTTGCTTAGCGTGGGCGGCCTTCAACTGGAAGACAACGTCAAGCAGGAGCTGGCTGAACGCAAAAATAACTGGTATGTCGAGTACATCTCCCAAATGGACGCGTCGGAAATTCTGCCGGGAGCGCTGGAGTTCTTGCAGCAGTGCCGGGAAAACGGATTGAAGACCGCGCTAGGATCAGCGAGCAAGAACGCCCCGATCATTTTGCGGAATACCGGGCTTACCCCGTACTTTGACGCGATCATCGACGGCACTCGCACCTCCAGCGCCAAGCCCGATCCGGAAGTTTTCCTGCTTGGCGCTGCGGAGCTGGGCGTTGCCCCCGAAGCGTGCGTCGTGTTCGAGGATGCGGAGGCCGGAATTGAAGCGGCCCGCCGTGCGGGCATGCGCTGCATTGGCATCGGTTCGCCGGATACGCTGGGCAAGGCGGATCGGGTGGTCTCCTCGCTGGGCGACGTTTCGGTCGCCATGCTGCAGCAATTAGCCGCGAAATAA
- a CDS encoding sugar ABC transporter permease, producing MSRRKIRNAIRLGASYIVLILLCIAAVYPVLWVVFGSLRPGKSLYSKTLIPEKFTFDHYHELFTSKTYLFGTWYLNTLKIAVCSMILGVLLTLLTSYALSRFRFRGRKTALSGLLVLGMFPGFMSMIAIYLLLREMQLLDTHLALIIVYAAGAPLGGTFIAKGFLDTIPRSLDEAARIDGASNFLIFRRIILPLSKPMLTYMALTQFVGPWVDFIFARLVLRTKENWTLAVGMWDMVSSNQNSNFTLFAAGAVLIALPITILFMFLQRLLVDGLTSGASKG from the coding sequence ATGAGCAGACGGAAAATACGAAACGCGATTCGTCTGGGCGCCAGCTACATTGTGCTGATCCTGCTGTGCATTGCCGCCGTCTACCCTGTGCTTTGGGTCGTCTTCGGTTCGCTGCGGCCGGGTAAATCGCTTTACAGCAAAACGTTGATTCCGGAAAAATTTACGTTTGATCATTATCACGAACTATTTACATCCAAAACCTATCTGTTTGGCACCTGGTACCTGAATACGTTGAAAATTGCTGTCTGCTCCATGATTCTGGGCGTGCTGCTGACGCTGCTTACGAGCTATGCGCTCTCCCGGTTCCGGTTCCGCGGACGCAAAACGGCGCTTTCCGGCCTGCTCGTGCTTGGGATGTTCCCGGGATTCATGAGCATGATCGCCATCTATCTGCTGCTGCGGGAGATGCAGCTGCTGGATACGCATTTGGCTCTGATCATCGTATATGCGGCTGGGGCTCCGCTGGGCGGTACGTTTATCGCCAAGGGTTTCCTCGATACAATTCCGCGATCGCTGGATGAAGCGGCGCGGATCGACGGAGCGAGCAACTTCCTGATCTTCCGGCGCATCATTCTGCCGTTGTCCAAGCCGATGCTGACATATATGGCGTTAACCCAATTTGTCGGTCCCTGGGTTGACTTCATCTTTGCCCGGCTCGTCCTGCGGACGAAGGAAAATTGGACGCTGGCCGTCGGGATGTGGGATATGGTCAGCAGCAATCAGAACAGCAACTTTACGCTGTTTGCCGCAGGGGCGGTTCTGATCGCGCTTCCGATCACGATCCTGTTTATGTTCCTGCAGCGGCTGCTTGTTGACGGCTTAACTTCGGGCGCCAGCAAAGGATAA
- a CDS encoding LacI family DNA-binding transcriptional regulator — MAVTIKDVAKKAGVSPSTVSRVLSNHPRISEETSRKVKLIMDQLGYHPNIMAKSLVSKTTNSICILLPKSAEELFSNFFFMELIRGIVTQASRLGYDVLISSGANEKEEVESVSRLLNGRRVDGVILLYSRQNDPVIEFLHKGGHPFVLIGRSEEYPDILTVDNDNIQASYDATKHLIALGHERIGFVSGPPELVVSKDRLKGYQDALRDAGLECRPEWIVEGEFLQDSGYRAMSFFMNLPNRPTALVMIDDVVAFGVLRGLHELKYKVPEDLCLVSFNNIPLSELSTPPLSSMDIGIYNLGYTASQVLIQAVQNNGDKVYPKRQIIPHRLMVRESSMYSVPKKP, encoded by the coding sequence ATGGCTGTCACCATCAAGGATGTTGCCAAAAAGGCCGGAGTATCGCCCTCTACCGTGTCCCGGGTGCTGTCCAATCATCCCAGAATCAGCGAGGAAACCTCGCGTAAAGTAAAGCTCATTATGGACCAGCTTGGCTATCATCCCAACATTATGGCCAAGAGTCTGGTCTCCAAAACGACAAATAGCATTTGCATCCTGCTGCCAAAGTCCGCCGAGGAATTGTTCTCCAACTTCTTCTTCATGGAACTGATCCGCGGCATTGTGACCCAAGCCAGCCGCCTGGGTTATGACGTGCTGATCAGCTCCGGAGCCAATGAGAAAGAAGAAGTCGAAAGCGTCTCCAGACTGCTGAACGGACGCCGGGTGGACGGGGTCATCTTACTGTATTCCCGGCAGAACGATCCCGTGATCGAATTTCTCCATAAAGGCGGTCATCCCTTTGTACTCATCGGGCGCAGCGAGGAATATCCTGATATTTTAACGGTGGATAACGATAATATCCAGGCGTCGTACGACGCCACAAAGCATTTGATCGCGTTAGGACACGAACGGATCGGGTTCGTCAGCGGACCGCCGGAGCTCGTTGTTTCCAAAGACCGGTTGAAAGGCTATCAGGATGCGCTCAGAGATGCAGGCTTAGAGTGCCGGCCCGAATGGATTGTCGAAGGTGAGTTTTTGCAGGACAGCGGCTATCGGGCCATGTCGTTCTTCATGAATCTACCGAACCGTCCGACGGCCTTGGTCATGATCGATGACGTCGTAGCGTTTGGCGTGCTCCGCGGCCTGCATGAGCTGAAGTACAAGGTACCTGAAGACTTATGCCTGGTCAGCTTCAACAATATTCCGTTGTCCGAGCTTTCAACGCCGCCGCTGAGCAGCATGGATATCGGCATTTACAATCTGGGCTATACGGCTTCGCAAGTGCTGATCCAAGCGGTTCAGAACAACGGCGACAAGGTGTATCCGAAACGGCAAATTATTCCGCATCGGCTGATGGTTCGTGAGTCGTCCATGTATTCGGTTCCCAAGAAGCCTTGA
- a CDS encoding carbohydrate ABC transporter permease codes for MDRHQHRDRATLLSILCMGLGQLYNRQYIKGLLFVLFEAFSVIYLIRNLGFALWGIVTLGETPRTGANMNGSWDHSIFIMIQSLITLLFVAVFIIVYVMNVRDARAIGLERDKGKTPNNFKQTVRYILDYKFAVAFLSIPALGILFFTVMPILFMILLAFTNYSAPKHIPPAMLVDWVGFETFKNLVALKTWSHTFYGVLTWTIIWAILSTVTTYFGGMLVALLINQKGIRFKGLWRTILILPYAIPQLISLLVMRNMFNGQFGPINQYLSYFGLGGLPWLTDPFWAKVTVIVVNMWVGIPVSMLLILGVLTTIPKDLYEAAEVDGATGFQKFKIVTLPMILFTTAPTLITQFAGNINNFNAIFLLTGGDPVKGDYQYAGATDLLVTWLYKLTLNQNKYNMASAIGIIIFIIIASFSIYNYRRTKSFKEEDMIQ; via the coding sequence ATGGACCGACACCAACATCGGGATCGGGCGACGCTTTTGTCGATACTGTGCATGGGCCTAGGACAACTCTACAATCGACAATATATCAAAGGGTTGTTGTTCGTCCTTTTTGAAGCATTTAGCGTGATCTATTTGATCCGAAACTTAGGGTTTGCGCTCTGGGGAATCGTTACGCTTGGTGAAACGCCAAGAACCGGAGCCAATATGAACGGAAGCTGGGATCATTCGATCTTCATCATGATTCAAAGCTTGATTACGCTGCTGTTTGTGGCGGTTTTTATTATCGTTTATGTGATGAACGTCCGCGATGCTCGCGCCATCGGGCTCGAACGGGACAAAGGCAAGACACCGAATAACTTTAAGCAAACGGTACGTTATATCCTGGATTACAAGTTCGCTGTTGCATTTTTGAGCATTCCCGCCCTCGGGATTTTATTTTTTACCGTAATGCCGATTCTGTTCATGATTCTGCTTGCGTTCACCAACTATTCGGCGCCGAAGCACATCCCGCCGGCCATGCTGGTCGATTGGGTTGGCTTCGAAACCTTTAAAAATTTGGTGGCACTCAAAACCTGGAGCCATACCTTTTACGGCGTATTGACCTGGACGATTATCTGGGCGATTTTGTCCACGGTAACGACTTATTTCGGTGGTATGCTTGTCGCCTTACTTATTAATCAAAAGGGCATTCGCTTCAAAGGGCTATGGAGAACGATTTTAATTCTTCCTTACGCTATTCCGCAGCTGATTTCGCTGCTTGTCATGAGAAATATGTTTAACGGTCAGTTTGGTCCAATCAACCAATATCTTAGTTATTTCGGTCTGGGCGGGCTGCCGTGGTTAACCGACCCGTTCTGGGCGAAAGTGACGGTTATCGTCGTTAACATGTGGGTGGGGATTCCGGTCTCCATGCTGCTGATTCTGGGCGTGCTGACGACGATTCCAAAGGATTTGTACGAAGCAGCGGAAGTGGATGGAGCTACCGGGTTCCAGAAATTTAAGATCGTCACGCTGCCGATGATTCTGTTCACGACCGCACCAACGCTGATTACCCAATTTGCCGGTAACATCAACAACTTTAACGCCATCTTCCTGTTAACGGGCGGCGATCCGGTGAAGGGCGATTATCAGTATGCCGGGGCGACCGACCTCCTGGTAACGTGGCTGTACAAGCTGACGTTGAACCAAAACAAATACAACATGGCCTCTGCGATCGGGATCATCATTTTCATCATTATCGCTTCGTTCTCGATTTACAACTACCGCAGAACCAAGTCGTTTAAAGAGGAGGATATGATCCAATGA
- a CDS encoding alpha-glycosidase, whose product MLLEAVYHRPKLNWTYAYDHKTLHLRLRAKKNDLTEVYAFVGDKYMWDQSKELIPMTLMISDEMFDYWECTYQPPLRRTRYGFLLKSGDEQIWMTESEFTKERPSGPERLFEFPFINPVDVFTPPAWVKDAIFYQIFPERFANGDPSNDPKGVLPWGGKPERDNFFGGDLQGVIDHLDHLSELGITGIYFTPLFEATTNHKYDTADYMKIDPHFGDIATVKKLVQACHERGIKVLFDAVFNHSGRTFAPFVDVMEKGEKSRYKDWFHVREYPLQVKDGVPSYDTFAFEPLMPKLNTENPEVKEYLLKVAEFWIKEVGIDGWRLDVANEVDHAFWRDFRKVVKAANPDAYILGEIWHESSAWLQGDQFDAVMNYPFTEAVLDFVVRGTLDAEGFANAIGKQLSRYPLQASEVAFNLLDSHDTPRLLTLCDGNKAKMKLAALFQFTYSGTPCIYYGDEVGLDGGPDPDCRKCMEWDPKRQDRDLFAFYQKLIKVRKQLAPLRTGSLKFLLAEKGGSKLAYERVLNGEKVLVLLNNYDAGQTFTIPADGKMWRDTFSGQTYNTADGKLAVKLPAYGYAVLTQA is encoded by the coding sequence ATGTTACTTGAAGCGGTCTATCATCGCCCTAAGCTGAACTGGACTTATGCTTACGACCACAAAACGCTTCATCTGCGCTTGCGCGCCAAGAAGAACGATCTCACTGAGGTCTATGCCTTTGTGGGGGACAAATACATGTGGGATCAAAGTAAAGAACTGATTCCGATGACCCTGATGATCAGCGACGAGATGTTCGACTATTGGGAATGTACCTACCAACCGCCGCTGCGCCGAACGAGATACGGCTTTCTGCTGAAGTCCGGCGACGAGCAGATCTGGATGACGGAAAGCGAGTTTACGAAAGAGCGTCCATCTGGCCCTGAGCGGCTGTTCGAATTCCCGTTCATCAATCCGGTTGACGTCTTTACGCCGCCGGCATGGGTGAAGGATGCCATCTTCTATCAAATCTTCCCTGAACGCTTCGCCAACGGCGACCCAAGCAACGATCCGAAGGGCGTATTGCCTTGGGGCGGCAAACCGGAGCGCGATAACTTCTTTGGCGGGGATTTGCAAGGCGTCATTGATCACCTCGATCATTTAAGCGAGCTTGGCATTACGGGTATCTATTTTACCCCGTTGTTCGAAGCGACAACCAACCATAAATACGATACGGCCGACTATATGAAGATCGATCCGCATTTCGGCGATATCGCTACGGTCAAGAAGCTGGTTCAAGCCTGCCATGAGCGCGGGATCAAGGTGCTCTTCGACGCCGTATTTAACCACTCCGGCAGAACCTTCGCCCCTTTCGTTGACGTGATGGAGAAAGGCGAGAAATCCCGTTACAAAGACTGGTTCCATGTGCGCGAGTATCCGCTGCAAGTGAAGGACGGCGTGCCTAGTTACGATACGTTTGCTTTCGAGCCGCTGATGCCTAAGCTGAACACGGAAAATCCGGAAGTAAAAGAATACTTGCTGAAAGTCGCTGAATTCTGGATTAAGGAAGTGGGCATCGACGGCTGGCGGCTGGACGTTGCCAACGAAGTAGACCATGCCTTCTGGCGCGATTTCCGTAAAGTCGTGAAGGCGGCCAACCCGGATGCCTACATCTTGGGCGAAATCTGGCATGAGTCCTCGGCTTGGCTGCAAGGGGACCAATTTGATGCCGTGATGAACTATCCGTTCACCGAAGCGGTGCTGGACTTCGTCGTACGCGGCACGTTGGATGCCGAGGGCTTCGCGAATGCGATCGGCAAGCAGCTGTCCCGTTATCCGCTCCAAGCAAGCGAAGTGGCGTTTAATCTGCTGGACAGCCATGACACGCCGCGCTTGCTCACACTATGCGATGGCAACAAAGCCAAAATGAAGCTGGCCGCCCTGTTCCAATTTACGTACAGCGGAACGCCTTGCATTTACTATGGCGACGAAGTTGGTCTCGACGGCGGACCGGATCCGGATTGCCGCAAATGTATGGAGTGGGATCCTAAACGCCAGGATCGCGATTTGTTTGCGTTTTATCAGAAGCTGATCAAGGTTCGCAAGCAGCTGGCTCCGCTGCGCACCGGCAGCCTGAAATTCCTGCTCGCCGAGAAGGGCGGCTCGAAGCTGGCTTATGAACGCGTACTGAACGGGGAGAAAGTACTTGTCCTGCTCAACAACTACGATGCCGGACAGACCTTTACGATCCCTGCGGATGGGAAAATGTGGCGCGACACCTTCAGCGGGCAAACCTACAACACGGCGGACGGCAAACTTGCCGTTAAGCTACCAGCATACGGTTATGCAGTATTAACGCAAGCATAA
- a CDS encoding sugar ABC transporter substrate-binding protein, producing the protein MKFKKALTLIAALSLVVSITACGAGNNGGNNGSANAPANQTENTGNTGAGENASADAIVPEEGAELLIWDSKEEKVFTEEIAKQFTEKYGVPVKIEEVSPTDQIGKLTQDGPSGLAADVLIVPHDHLGNAATSGLILPNDVFAEETTKNNTEASIQGATYDDVLYGYPRAAETMALYYNKSLVPEPPKDFKDVLEFSKTFTDKSKNKYGIMWEVGNMYFNYPFIASTGGYLFGDNGTNPDDIGLANDGAIESLKVFQSLKEALPINSGDINPDIKRSLFNEGDVAMDINGPWELAGYKAALGDNLGLALYPSVNGKTAITFSGIKIWVVNSFTKYPNAAKLFAHFASTKDAQLLLNEKVGAVPTNLEALETDQIKNDPFVSVFAEQAKNSQPMPSIPEMANVWAPVNAALPEIWNNNADPKAAMENAVTQIRDLNQGATE; encoded by the coding sequence ATGAAGTTCAAAAAGGCATTGACCTTGATCGCGGCGCTGTCCTTGGTTGTTTCGATCACGGCTTGCGGAGCGGGCAACAACGGCGGCAACAACGGAAGTGCAAATGCTCCGGCGAATCAGACTGAAAATACGGGGAATACCGGTGCCGGGGAGAACGCTTCCGCTGATGCGATCGTTCCGGAAGAGGGCGCTGAGCTGCTCATTTGGGATAGTAAAGAAGAGAAAGTGTTCACTGAAGAAATCGCGAAGCAATTCACCGAAAAATACGGCGTACCTGTAAAAATTGAAGAAGTATCGCCAACCGACCAAATCGGGAAATTGACGCAAGACGGACCGTCCGGTCTGGCGGCCGACGTGCTGATCGTCCCTCATGACCACTTGGGGAACGCAGCGACTTCCGGCTTGATCCTGCCGAACGATGTATTCGCCGAAGAAACGACGAAGAACAATACAGAAGCCTCCATTCAAGGTGCAACCTATGACGACGTTCTGTACGGTTATCCAAGAGCTGCCGAAACGATGGCTTTGTATTACAATAAATCGCTCGTTCCGGAACCGCCTAAAGACTTTAAAGACGTTCTGGAATTCAGCAAAACGTTTACCGACAAATCCAAAAACAAATACGGCATCATGTGGGAAGTCGGCAACATGTACTTCAACTATCCGTTTATTGCGAGCACCGGCGGTTACTTGTTCGGCGATAACGGTACGAACCCAGACGACATCGGTTTGGCTAACGATGGCGCGATCGAAAGCTTGAAAGTGTTCCAAAGCTTGAAAGAAGCTCTGCCGATCAACAGCGGCGACATCAACCCGGACATCAAACGCAGCTTGTTTAACGAAGGCGACGTGGCAATGGACATCAACGGTCCTTGGGAATTGGCAGGATACAAAGCCGCTCTCGGCGACAACCTGGGTCTTGCTCTATATCCTTCCGTCAACGGCAAAACAGCGATCACCTTCTCCGGTATTAAAATTTGGGTCGTAAACTCCTTCACGAAATACCCGAATGCAGCTAAACTGTTCGCTCATTTCGCTTCCACGAAAGATGCTCAGTTGCTGCTGAACGAAAAAGTCGGCGCCGTACCGACGAACCTGGAAGCGCTGGAAACCGATCAAATCAAAAACGATCCTTTCGTTTCCGTCTTTGCTGAGCAAGCGAAGAACTCCCAGCCGATGCCTTCCATTCCGGAAATGGCTAACGTTTGGGCTCCTGTTAACGCTGCGCTTCCGGAAATCTGGAACAACAATGCAGATCCAAAAGCCGCGATGGAAAATGCCGTGACACAAATTCGGGATTTGAACCAAGGGGCAACGGAGTAA
- a CDS encoding glycoside hydrolase family 65 protein: protein MKQYLKVDPWSILEESFDPANHEISESIFSIGNGYMGQRANFEEQYSGPSLQGSYMAGVYYPDKTRVGWWKNGYPEYFAKVLNSTNWIGINVFVDGVALDLAECQVKDFVRELNMKEGYLYRRFTAVMKDGKELAVEALRFVSIVRHEIGAIRYAVTPLNFNGELRFAPYLDGDVMNKDSNYEEKFWLEVEKSAGTDVSYLTVKTKKLDFHVTSVMAFDVEQGGKRLELAPAFHEQEKFVSAEVAVAAVSGETVTLYKYVANVTSRDHGLGELVKAGKAALHSAKEAGFDALKREQAEAWAKKWEMSDIIIEGDVAAQQAIRFNIFQLNQTYSGEDDRLNIGPKGFTGEKYGGSTYWDTEAYCLPFYLSTAESDIARNLLIYRYKHLEKAKENARKLGFTKGALYPMVTMNGEECHNEWEITFEEIHRNGAIAYAIYNYVNYTGDKAYLGEYGLEVLVEISRFWEERVNFSQAKGKYVMLGVTGPNEYENNVNNNWYTNRIAAWTLEYTLEVLAELKVQDAAHYAALVEKLGLQESETKQWQHIIDNMYYPYDEERGVFLQQDGFLDKELMPVKELDPKQLPLNQNWSWDRILRSCFIKQADVLQGLYFLSDRYDLDTKKRNFDFYEPMTVHESSLSPCVHAILACELGYQEKAYEMYLRTARLDLDNYNNDTEDGCHITSMAGTWMAIVQGFGGLRVREGELVLRPFIPSHWTSFSFKVMFRGARLKVNATADSIIVSNESDTPAAIRIYDQSYTVDANSQVQAKRLEPSALS, encoded by the coding sequence GTGAAACAGTATTTGAAAGTGGATCCCTGGTCCATCCTGGAAGAATCGTTTGATCCGGCGAATCATGAAATTTCGGAAAGTATTTTTAGCATCGGCAACGGTTATATGGGCCAACGCGCGAATTTTGAGGAGCAGTACAGCGGCCCTTCCCTGCAAGGCAGCTACATGGCCGGCGTGTATTATCCGGACAAAACCCGGGTGGGCTGGTGGAAGAACGGCTATCCGGAGTATTTTGCCAAAGTGCTGAACAGCACCAACTGGATTGGCATTAACGTATTTGTGGACGGCGTAGCGCTGGATTTGGCCGAATGTCAGGTGAAGGATTTCGTCCGTGAGCTAAACATGAAGGAAGGTTACCTCTACCGCCGCTTTACCGCCGTGATGAAGGACGGCAAAGAGCTGGCTGTGGAAGCGCTGCGATTCGTCAGCATCGTACGTCATGAGATCGGGGCGATCCGCTACGCGGTAACGCCGCTCAACTTCAACGGAGAACTGCGTTTTGCGCCTTACCTGGACGGAGACGTGATGAATAAGGACTCCAACTATGAGGAGAAATTCTGGCTTGAGGTGGAAAAATCGGCCGGTACCGACGTCTCCTACTTAACCGTAAAGACGAAAAAGCTCGACTTCCACGTCACCTCGGTGATGGCGTTTGACGTGGAACAAGGCGGGAAACGCCTGGAGCTGGCCCCTGCGTTCCACGAGCAGGAGAAGTTCGTCTCCGCCGAAGTGGCCGTGGCAGCGGTCTCCGGTGAGACGGTAACGTTGTATAAGTATGTTGCCAATGTCACCTCCCGCGATCATGGGCTTGGCGAGTTGGTGAAAGCCGGCAAGGCCGCGCTGCACTCCGCGAAAGAAGCCGGTTTCGATGCCCTGAAGCGCGAGCAAGCTGAAGCCTGGGCGAAGAAATGGGAAATGAGCGACATCATCATCGAAGGCGACGTTGCGGCGCAGCAGGCGATTCGCTTTAATATTTTTCAATTAAACCAAACCTACAGCGGCGAGGACGACCGACTGAACATCGGGCCTAAAGGCTTCACCGGGGAAAAATACGGCGGCAGCACCTACTGGGATACGGAAGCCTATTGCTTGCCATTCTACCTCAGCACGGCGGAGTCGGATATCGCTCGCAATTTGCTGATTTACCGCTATAAGCATCTGGAGAAAGCGAAGGAGAACGCCCGCAAGCTTGGCTTCACCAAAGGCGCGCTCTATCCGATGGTGACGATGAACGGCGAGGAATGCCACAACGAGTGGGAAATCACGTTTGAAGAGATCCATCGGAACGGGGCGATCGCTTATGCGATTTATAACTACGTTAACTATACAGGGGATAAAGCATATTTGGGCGAGTATGGCCTGGAAGTGCTGGTGGAAATCTCCCGCTTCTGGGAAGAGCGCGTGAACTTCTCACAAGCCAAGGGCAAATACGTCATGCTCGGCGTAACCGGCCCTAACGAATACGAGAACAACGTCAACAACAACTGGTACACGAACCGGATTGCCGCCTGGACGCTCGAATACACGCTGGAAGTGCTGGCCGAGCTCAAAGTCCAAGATGCCGCGCACTATGCAGCGCTGGTGGAGAAGCTGGGGCTTCAGGAGTCGGAAACGAAGCAATGGCAGCACATCATCGACAACATGTACTATCCGTACGATGAGGAGCGCGGCGTGTTCTTGCAGCAGGACGGCTTCCTTGATAAAGAACTGATGCCGGTGAAGGAACTGGATCCGAAGCAGCTGCCGCTGAACCAGAACTGGTCGTGGGACCGGATTTTGCGCTCGTGCTTCATTAAGCAGGCGGATGTGTTGCAAGGCTTGTATTTCTTGAGCGACCGTTACGACCTGGATACGAAGAAACGTAACTTCGACTTCTACGAGCCGATGACCGTTCACGAGTCCTCCCTCTCCCCTTGCGTGCATGCGATTCTCGCCTGCGAGCTCGGGTATCAGGAGAAGGCTTACGAGATGTACCTGCGCACCGCGCGTCTGGACCTCGACAACTACAATAACGACACCGAAGACGGCTGCCATATCACCAGTATGGCCGGCACCTGGATGGCGATCGTGCAAGGCTTCGGCGGCCTGCGCGTCCGGGAGGGCGAGCTGGTGCTGCGGCCGTTCATCCCGTCGCACTGGACCTCGTTCTCGTTTAAGGTGATGTTCCGCGGCGCCCGGCTGAAAGTCAACGCAACCGCTGACAGCATCATCGTCTCGAACGAATCGGATACTCCAGCAGCGATCCGCATTTACGACCAAAGCTACACGGTCGATGCGAACAGCCAAGTGCAAGCGAAGCGCCTGGAGCCTTCGGCGCTGAGCTGA